A DNA window from Pseudomonas resinovorans NBRC 106553 contains the following coding sequences:
- a CDS encoding acyl-CoA dehydrogenase C-terminal domain-containing protein, which translates to MPEYKAPLRDISFLIDEVFDYPASYAALGASDATPDMVAAILEEGAKFCEQVLSPINRSGDEEECQWRDGVVTTPTGFKEAFAQYVEGGWNGLAADPTYGGQGLPHSLGLIISEMVASANQSWAMYPGLTHGAMSAIHAHGSEEQKQTYLTRLTEGRWTGTMCLTEPHCGTDLGIIKTRAVPQADGSYAISGTKIFISAGEHDMSENIIHLVLAKLPDAPAGTKGISLFIVPKFHPTADGVGERNAVSCGSIEHKMGIKASATCVMNFDGATGYLIGEANKGLNCMFTMMNHARLGTGMQGLCLGEASYQGAVRYANDRLQMRALTGPKAPDKAADPIIVHPDVRRMLLTMKAFNEGNRALAYFTAQQLDIAHRSDSAEQREEAENLLAFLTPICKAFMTESGLEATNLGMQVFGGHGYIREWGMEQLVRDCRIAPIYEGTNGIQALDLLGRKVLGSQGKLLRGFTKLIHKFCQAQAEHPRLAAQVAELARLNQQWGELTQKLGMAAMKNPDEVGAAALDYLMYSGYITLAYFWLRMAVVADASRQAGEGDSAYYQTKLATCDFYFKRLLPRTEAHRLAAEAGSDCLMQLPAEHFSL; encoded by the coding sequence GCTCGGGCGATGAAGAGGAATGCCAGTGGCGGGACGGCGTGGTCACCACCCCCACGGGCTTCAAGGAAGCCTTCGCCCAGTACGTCGAGGGCGGCTGGAACGGCCTGGCGGCGGACCCGACCTACGGCGGCCAGGGCCTGCCCCATTCCCTCGGGCTGATCATCAGCGAGATGGTGGCCTCGGCCAACCAGTCCTGGGCCATGTACCCGGGCCTGACCCACGGCGCCATGTCGGCCATCCACGCCCACGGCAGCGAAGAACAGAAGCAGACCTACCTGACCCGCCTCACGGAGGGCCGCTGGACCGGCACCATGTGCCTCACCGAGCCCCACTGCGGCACCGACCTCGGCATCATCAAGACCCGCGCCGTGCCCCAGGCCGACGGCAGCTATGCGATCTCCGGCACCAAGATCTTCATCTCCGCCGGCGAACACGACATGAGCGAGAACATCATCCACCTGGTACTGGCCAAGCTGCCCGACGCACCGGCCGGTACCAAGGGCATCTCACTGTTCATCGTGCCCAAGTTCCACCCCACGGCCGACGGCGTGGGCGAGCGCAACGCGGTGTCCTGCGGCTCCATCGAACACAAGATGGGCATCAAGGCCTCGGCCACCTGCGTGATGAACTTCGACGGCGCCACGGGCTACCTGATCGGCGAAGCCAACAAGGGCCTGAACTGCATGTTCACCATGATGAACCATGCCCGCCTCGGCACCGGCATGCAGGGCCTCTGCCTCGGCGAAGCCAGCTACCAGGGCGCCGTCCGCTACGCCAACGACCGCCTGCAGATGCGCGCCCTCACCGGGCCCAAGGCGCCGGACAAGGCCGCCGACCCGATCATCGTCCATCCCGACGTGCGCCGCATGCTGCTGACCATGAAGGCCTTCAACGAAGGCAACCGCGCCCTGGCCTACTTCACCGCCCAGCAGCTGGACATCGCCCACCGTAGCGACAGCGCCGAGCAACGCGAAGAGGCCGAGAACCTGCTGGCCTTCCTCACCCCCATCTGCAAGGCCTTCATGACCGAGTCCGGGCTGGAGGCCACCAACCTCGGCATGCAGGTGTTCGGCGGCCACGGCTACATCCGCGAGTGGGGCATGGAGCAACTGGTGCGCGACTGCCGCATCGCCCCCATCTACGAAGGCACCAACGGGATCCAGGCCCTCGACCTGCTCGGGCGCAAGGTGCTCGGCAGCCAGGGCAAGCTGTTGCGCGGCTTCACCAAGCTGATCCACAAGTTCTGCCAGGCCCAGGCCGAGCATCCGCGACTTGCCGCACAGGTGGCCGAGCTGGCGCGCCTCAACCAGCAGTGGGGCGAGTTGACCCAGAAACTCGGCATGGCCGCCATGAAGAACCCGGACGAAGTGGGCGCCGCCGCCCTGGACTACCTGATGTACTCGGGCTACATCACCCTGGCCTACTTCTGGCTGCGCATGGCCGTGGTGGCCGACGCCAGCCGGCAGGCGGGCGAGGGTGACAGCGCCTACTATCAGACCAAGCTGGCCACCTGCGACTTCTACTTCAAGCGCCTGCTGCCGCGTACCGAAGCCCACCGGCTGGCGGCCGAAGCGGGCAGCGATTGCCTGATGCAGCTGCCGGCGGAGCACTTCTCCCTGTAA
- a CDS encoding acyl-CoA dehydrogenase C-terminal domain-containing protein: MADYKAPLRDMRFVLNEVFEVAKLWAELPALAEVVDADTASAILEEAGKVTGGVIAPLNRSGDEEGCQWKDGAVSTPAGFPEVYKTYAEGGWVGVGGDPVFGGMGMPKVISAQVEEMVNAANLSFGLYPMLTAGACLSINAHASEELKEKYLPNMYAGVWAGSMCLTEPHAGTDLGIIRTKAEPQADGSYKISGTKIFITGGEHDLTENIIHLVLAKLPDAPAGPKGISLFLVPKVMVNADGSLGEANAVSCGSIEHKMGIKASATCVMNFDGATGYIVDAPNKGLAAMFTMMNYERLGVGIQGLASGERSYQSAVEYARERIQSRAPTGPVAKEKAADPIIHHPDVRRMLLTMKAANEGGRAFSSYVAMQLDTAKFSEDPTVRKRAEEMVALLTPVAKAFLTDLGLETTIHGQQVFGGHGFIREWGQEQLVRDVRITQIYEGTNGIQALDLMGRKVVGSGGAFYKHFADEIKAFANGASAELAEFTEPLKAAVANLDELTAWVLDRAKNNPNEIGAASVEYLHVFGYTAYAYMWALMARAALGKEGQDDFYASKLGTARFYFARLLPRIHSLTASVKAGSEALYLLDAEQF; this comes from the coding sequence ATGGCTGACTACAAAGCGCCCCTGCGCGATATGCGCTTCGTCCTCAACGAAGTCTTCGAGGTTGCCAAGCTCTGGGCGGAACTGCCGGCCCTGGCCGAAGTGGTCGACGCCGATACCGCCTCCGCCATCCTGGAAGAAGCCGGCAAGGTCACCGGTGGCGTGATCGCCCCGCTGAACCGCAGCGGCGACGAAGAAGGCTGCCAGTGGAAAGACGGTGCCGTGAGCACCCCGGCCGGTTTCCCCGAGGTCTACAAGACCTACGCCGAGGGCGGCTGGGTCGGCGTGGGCGGTGATCCCGTCTTCGGCGGCATGGGCATGCCCAAGGTCATCTCCGCCCAGGTGGAAGAGATGGTCAACGCGGCCAACCTGTCCTTCGGCCTCTACCCCATGCTGACCGCCGGAGCCTGCCTGTCGATCAACGCCCACGCCAGCGAAGAGCTGAAGGAAAAGTACCTGCCCAACATGTATGCGGGTGTCTGGGCCGGCTCCATGTGCCTGACCGAACCCCATGCCGGCACCGACCTCGGCATCATCCGCACCAAGGCCGAACCCCAGGCCGACGGCAGCTACAAGATCAGCGGCACCAAGATCTTCATCACCGGCGGCGAGCACGACCTGACCGAGAACATCATCCACCTGGTACTGGCCAAGCTGCCGGACGCCCCGGCTGGCCCGAAAGGCATCTCGCTGTTCCTGGTGCCCAAGGTGATGGTCAACGCCGACGGTTCCCTCGGCGAGGCCAACGCCGTGTCCTGCGGCTCCATCGAGCACAAGATGGGCATCAAGGCTTCCGCCACCTGCGTGATGAACTTCGACGGCGCCACCGGCTACATCGTCGATGCCCCGAACAAGGGCCTGGCCGCCATGTTCACCATGATGAACTACGAGCGTCTGGGCGTGGGCATCCAGGGCCTGGCCTCCGGCGAGCGTTCCTACCAGAGCGCCGTGGAGTACGCCCGCGAGCGTATCCAGAGCCGCGCCCCGACCGGCCCGGTGGCCAAGGAAAAAGCCGCCGACCCGATCATCCATCACCCGGACGTGCGTCGCATGCTGCTGACCATGAAGGCGGCCAACGAAGGCGGCCGTGCCTTCTCCAGCTACGTCGCCATGCAGCTGGACACCGCCAAGTTCAGCGAAGACCCCACCGTGCGCAAGCGCGCGGAAGAAATGGTCGCCCTGCTGACCCCGGTGGCCAAGGCCTTCCTCACCGACCTCGGCCTGGAAACCACCATCCACGGCCAGCAGGTCTTCGGCGGCCACGGCTTCATCCGCGAGTGGGGCCAGGAGCAGCTGGTGCGTGACGTGCGCATTACCCAGATCTACGAAGGCACCAACGGCATCCAGGCCCTCGACCTGATGGGTCGCAAGGTGGTGGGTAGCGGCGGCGCGTTCTACAAGCACTTCGCCGACGAGATCAAGGCCTTCGCCAACGGCGCGTCCGCCGAGCTGGCCGAGTTCACCGAGCCGCTGAAGGCCGCCGTCGCCAACCTCGACGAGTTGACCGCCTGGGTCCTGGACCGCGCGAAGAACAACCCCAACGAAATCGGCGCCGCCTCGGTGGAGTACCTCCACGTGTTCGGCTACACCGCCTACGCCTACATGTGGGCCCTGATGGCCCGCGCCGCGCTGGGCAAGGAAGGCCAGGACGACTTCTACGCCAGCAAGCTCGGCACCGCGCGCTTCTACTTCGCCCGCCTGCTGCCGCGCATCCACTCCCTGACCGCCTCGGTGAAGGCAGGCAGCGAGGCGCTCTACCTGCTGGACGCCGAGCAGTTCTGA
- a CDS encoding endonuclease, translated as MRPVVFALSCLAACAASIVLAGGQDRLADPKAAVEQAFWQQLYGRGGTTLYCGKPFSTPAGLSASPVYSAKQIKSALRCVTDGQCQAGNAQFPYMLADLHNLYPEQSRVELARRNALFGTVGEGGQSKLADCDLKSAYQLLEPRDAAKGNVARAIFYMHSEYDLPIVGQLQMFQQWNRLDPVDDEERARNDQIEFLQGNRNRFIDDPTLGDSLQP; from the coding sequence ATGCGTCCAGTCGTTTTTGCCCTTTCCTGCCTGGCGGCCTGCGCCGCCAGCATCGTCCTCGCCGGTGGCCAGGATCGTCTCGCCGATCCCAAGGCGGCGGTCGAGCAGGCCTTCTGGCAACAGCTCTACGGCCGAGGCGGCACCACCCTTTACTGCGGCAAGCCCTTCAGCACTCCTGCCGGCCTCAGCGCCAGTCCGGTGTACAGCGCCAAGCAGATCAAGAGCGCCCTGCGTTGCGTCACCGACGGCCAGTGCCAGGCCGGCAATGCGCAGTTCCCCTACATGCTGGCCGACCTGCACAACCTCTATCCGGAACAGTCGCGCGTCGAACTGGCGCGGCGCAATGCGCTGTTCGGCACGGTGGGCGAAGGCGGCCAGAGCAAACTGGCCGACTGCGACCTCAAGTCCGCCTACCAACTGCTGGAGCCCCGCGACGCCGCCAAGGGCAACGTGGCCCGGGCGATCTTCTACATGCACAGCGAATACGACCTGCCCATCGTCGGCCAGCTGCAGATGTTCCAGCAGTGGAACCGCCTCGACCCGGTGGACGACGAGGAACGCGCGCGCAATGACCAGATCGAGTTCCTCCAGGGCAACCGCAACCGCTTCATCGACGATCCGACGCTAGGGGATTCGTTGCAGCCGTAG
- a CDS encoding LysR family transcriptional regulator: MDFRQLRYFVALYEEGHVGRAAERLSLSQPALSQQIRQLEQNLDVSLFQRSGKRLLPTLAAHTLYSHALPLLDGLERAREALRGFRGQSPRSLAIGVLQTVNAALVPMLLERLREAQPQLVVQIYELSGLDIERRLLTGNLDIGIGFLPPRQPGLHSQLLYEDELQLVIPDEHPLKEFKKVSLGQAAELPMLLLGEEFRVRQIWQEQLALLGRRPHVQAELNHMAGILDSLPHTRLATVLPGRARQMHANQHLLWKPLSEPRVPLKVGLVFRDAQRQQATLELLRSLLEGVVQKEMLL; the protein is encoded by the coding sequence ATGGATTTTCGACAGCTTCGTTACTTCGTCGCCCTCTACGAGGAGGGTCATGTAGGCCGCGCCGCCGAGCGCCTGAGCCTGTCGCAGCCGGCGCTTTCCCAGCAGATCCGTCAGCTGGAGCAGAACCTCGACGTCAGCCTGTTCCAGCGCAGCGGCAAGCGCCTGCTGCCGACCCTCGCCGCCCATACCCTGTACAGCCACGCCCTGCCCCTGCTGGATGGCCTGGAGCGCGCCCGCGAGGCCCTGCGCGGCTTCCGTGGCCAGTCACCGCGCAGCCTGGCCATCGGCGTGCTGCAGACGGTCAACGCGGCGCTGGTGCCCATGCTGCTGGAACGCCTGCGCGAGGCGCAGCCACAGCTGGTGGTGCAGATCTACGAGCTGTCCGGGCTGGATATCGAGCGGCGCCTGCTCACCGGCAACCTGGATATCGGCATCGGCTTCCTGCCGCCACGCCAGCCTGGGCTGCACAGCCAACTGCTGTACGAGGACGAACTGCAGCTGGTGATTCCGGACGAACATCCGCTGAAGGAGTTCAAGAAGGTGTCCCTGGGCCAGGCCGCCGAGTTGCCGATGCTGCTGTTGGGCGAGGAATTCCGCGTGCGGCAGATCTGGCAGGAACAGCTCGCCCTGCTCGGCCGCCGCCCCCATGTGCAGGCGGAGCTGAACCACATGGCGGGGATTCTCGACAGCCTGCCGCACACCAGGCTGGCCACGGTGCTGCCCGGTCGCGCGCGGCAGATGCATGCCAACCAGCACCTGCTGTGGAAACCCCTCAGCGAGCCACGGGTGCCCTTGAAGGTGGGGTTGGTGTTTCGCGATGCGCAACGCCAGCAGGCAACCCTGGAGCTGCTGCGCTCGTTGCTGGAAGGGGTGGTGCAGAAGGAGATGTTGCTGTAG
- a CDS encoding MOSC domain-containing protein, translating to MSAWVVQGVFIGKAEDIGGGLSSAIDKRPIDHRLWLWPQGLGSDEQGDPRFHGGPERALHHYPAEHYAYWRKHFPQLAWKAPSFGENLSTCGLTEEQVCIGDIFRWGQAFIQVSQPRSPCYRLSRRWGIPGLPEQVQESGRCGWFYRVLRPGFVSADDSLELIQRSYPGLTVAHAVQSFFHSPLEHAGLQQLRECAALSARWRDTAGKRLASGQLEDWSSRLQGLPLEGMRA from the coding sequence ATGTCCGCGTGGGTAGTGCAGGGTGTTTTCATAGGTAAAGCCGAAGATATCGGCGGTGGCTTGTCCAGCGCAATCGACAAGCGTCCGATTGACCACCGGCTCTGGCTCTGGCCCCAGGGGCTCGGCAGTGACGAGCAGGGCGACCCGCGTTTCCATGGCGGCCCCGAACGTGCCCTGCATCACTACCCCGCCGAACACTACGCCTACTGGCGCAAGCATTTCCCTCAGCTTGCGTGGAAGGCCCCGAGTTTCGGCGAGAACCTCTCCACCTGCGGGCTGACCGAGGAGCAGGTGTGTATCGGCGATATCTTCCGCTGGGGCCAGGCCTTCATCCAGGTCAGCCAGCCGCGCTCGCCCTGCTACCGCCTGAGCCGGCGCTGGGGAATCCCCGGCCTGCCCGAGCAGGTGCAGGAAAGCGGCCGCTGCGGCTGGTTCTACCGTGTGCTGCGCCCCGGCTTCGTCAGCGCCGATGACAGCCTGGAGCTGATCCAGCGCAGCTACCCCGGGCTGACCGTCGCCCACGCCGTGCAGAGCTTCTTCCACTCCCCGCTGGAACACGCCGGCCTGCAACAGTTGCGCGAATGCGCGGCGCTGTCCGCTCGCTGGCGCGATACCGCCGGCAAGCGCCTGGCGAGCGGCCAGCTGGAAGACTGGAGCTCCCGCCTGCAAGGCCTGCCGCTGGAGGGCATGCGTGCATGA